The Bacteroides ovatus genomic interval TAGCACGTCTGCGTCCCGCCAATCCGGAGAACCCGATTGTAGATCTAGTATATATCGTAAATGGTTACCGCGGAGGAAGCTACGGTTTCCCATCGTGCCATGCCGCCAATTCATTAGGTCTTGCCATGTTTGTCATATTCCTGTTCCGTAAACGTTGGCTAAGCATTTTCATCCTGACCTGGGCAATACTCAACTGCTACACACGTATATATCTGGGTGTACATTATCCCGGTGATTTACTCGTAGGAGGTATTATCGGAGGATTCGGCGGTTGGTTGTTCTGCACTATCGCCCACAAAGCAGCCATCTATCTGGAACCTTCCACCCGCACGAAGAGAAAAGAAATAAAACAATGGTCAGTCACTATTTATGTAGGATTACTGACTATACTCGGTATCGTTCTATACTCCACTATTAAAAGTTGGTAGAACACAACATATTTCGAACTAAAAAGTAAAAGCCTGACACCGTTATCCGATGCCAGGCTTTTACTTTTTTATCCGGGTTTATCAAGCTTTCTTGATATAATCAACAATCCACTGTCCTACTTCTTTTGTTCCGTACTTAGCACCGTCAGCCACCTGGATTTCCGGCGTACGTACATTCTCATCCAAAGAAGCATCTACGGCTTTACGAATCAATGCACCCTCTTCTTTAAGGTCGAAATACTCGAACAACATAGCTACAGAAAGAATCTGTGCCAACGGATTAGCAATATTCAATCCCTTAGCCTGCGGCCATGAACCGTGAATAGGTTCAAATACCGGAGTACTTTCACCTGTAGAAGCAGAAGGAAGCAAGCCCATAGAACCACTGATTACAGAACCCTCGTCAGTCAGAATATCACCGAAGGTATTTTCTGTTACCATCA includes:
- a CDS encoding phosphatase PAP2 family protein, which gives rise to MIHTGIVQYLSEIDTNIFLSFNGIHSPFWDYFMSSFTGKFIWIPMYATILYILLKNFHWKVVMCYVAAIALTITFADQMCSSIIRPVVARLRPANPENPIVDLVYIVNGYRGGSYGFPSCHAANSLGLAMFVIFLFRKRWLSIFILTWAILNCYTRIYLGVHYPGDLLVGGIIGGFGGWLFCTIAHKAAIYLEPSTRTKRKEIKQWSVTIYVGLLTILGIVLYSTIKSW